AAGAAGCACCTTTTGCttatattattgtattattgcCAGTAGTGAGAATGCATTTGAAGCAGATTGTCTCTTgttatgtgtttatgtgcaagGAAGGGCAACTACGAGCAATTTCTCAGTGTtgtgtgaaaataaattattatatatatattttttttttggtaaataaaatgttgttttgtttggtttttaaattcCAAATTGTGGTAAAACTGTGACCACAAACCTGCACGACAAAGTTAATGGTAAACATATGTTGAGTTACCCCCACTCTAACTGACTGTGGCAACTCTAATcacataaattaataaataaatagtttattaatgtttattaaTCTTGTGGTTGCAAGATGTTAAGAGGCCGTACACCATCATCCACCACTGCAGCCCtaacagacagcagcagctctttCTCTGTTAGTGTAGGTTGAAAACAAGCAAAGTGGGAGGTAAAAGAAATGATGGTTGAACATACTGGTGGGTGTGGTTCTACAGTACTTTAACCTAGAAATAAACAGTTGCATGTTTGGTTTACTTCCAACACGGCAGTGTGTAACCATATTCTGCACAGTTATGTGCAGATTAGCCTGCAAGGAAAGATGGCTACTGGTGCTAGCACTAACATTAGCATAGGCAAACTGTTAGGTGTTATGCAGTGTAAAGTACTGCACTTATCAGTGAGATTTAAAAACCCTGAATTTAATACTGAATAAtgtaattattagttattaaatGCTGCTTAAATACACATCCagtatttttaacatgtttaaccTCATCCATTAGCTGGTACTCTATTTTGGCTGTATGCTGAGTGTTGTCTTTTAGAAAAGTTGACTAATCTATTTCCCCCCCCCACCAGGAAGCACCTCGCTTCAATTATTTTATGATTTCCAGGAGTGAGAATGCATCTAAGTGAACGGTCGCCTGCTGTGGTGCTACAGGGAAACTCTTTAAAATTTCCCAACATTGAGCTCATGCGTGAAAATGAATTAAGGGGAACAACAAAACTGACAAGTTTGCAGATTTATTGatgaaagagaaggagaaaaaaaaaaaaaaaacaaggtcaAAGATAGTGATGATAAAACTGCAACCAATAAAACGATCCCTTAGAGCTGTAGTGAGCATAAGCTTTGTCTGTTGTTGGAtatttgttttctcttgttgGTCAAATATCACTGTAAATGAGGCTCTTTGCATATACTGTGATTCACTCTATGGGATTTTGACATGTAAATTTCTGTGCACTTGTACAGAGTCTTAACATTAATTGTGCACTGGCATTTTTCTGTCTCAAATGCAGCTGGTCCTCCTCGTCCAGGCATGCTACCAACACCCCCAATGGGAGGTCCTCCAATGATGCCTATGATGGGGCCTCCACCACATGGCATGATGCCCGGTGGGCCTGgtaagaaacatttttccttaatttttttttcttttctttttttaaaccccaacagttgctgttgttttaacttttgtttcttttaaatcttaCTGCCAATACTACAGCATTGTAAATAAGGATGTGCTATAAATGCCTCGCCGGTTAAGTAAAGGTGTCATTAAACTTGTTGCGCCATCTTGTGATAAAATTTGGTATTACCTGAAGGTGTGGCCTGGCCCTAGTTCCATTTTTAATTGATATTTATTCAACATGATACAGAAACATTTGAACATAGTCAAGTCATTTGAAAAGTTTGTTAAACAAGAGTGTGTTCATAAGCAATGACCACACATGCAGATGAAGCTGTTGACCACACAGGgttatttgaatatttatttattattctattGTGTGTGAATTCTCTTTCCTGATTGGCAgcctttcttttgcttttatatCACTGTAAAATCAATATCTTTTGAATCAGTTTTGGCAAAATTTAAATATCTTAAGCAATCACACATTTCTGTGCCTTGGTGGCCCGATGAGACAAAAGACAAggaggttatttaaaaaagtctGTCAGCGCACTGATGTGGGCGTTTGGGTAAACTGGTGTAATGAATAATACCTAAAGCTGTGTATGCCATCACCATTACATCTAGGAGGCATGAGGCCACCAATGGGAGGACCCATGCAGATGATGCCAGGACCACCAAACATGATGCGTCATCCTCGACCGATGATGATGCCGCCGGTGAGGCCGGGCATGATGAGACCAGACAGATAAGGCTGAGTGGactttgtgctttgtttgtttccatCAAGAGCCGCTGTGTACGGAGGACACTTGGCTtaaactctttttatttttttattttttttttaagcctgcTCAGCCTGTCTTCAACCTTGAACATACATTTAAATTATGTCATTTCTGTATAAATACTTCATTTCCTGGTATTTGTGATAATATCCATACAAATCTTGTCATTTTGAAGTGTATGATtggaagaactttttttttttttcccctgatatTCAACGAACACATAAGAGAAGCAGGTTTGATTTGACAATG
This DNA window, taken from Astatotilapia calliptera chromosome 5, fAstCal1.2, whole genome shotgun sequence, encodes the following:
- the snrpc gene encoding U1 small nuclear ribonucleoprotein C — protein: MPKFYCDYCDTYLTHDSPSVRKTHCSGRKHKENVKDYYQKWMEEQAQSLIDKTTAAFQQGKIPPTPFPGGPPPAGPPRPGMLPTPPMGGPPMMPMMGPPPHGMMPGGPGGMRPPMGGPMQMMPGPPNMMRHPRPMMMPPVRPGMMRPDR